In Streptomyces dangxiongensis, one DNA window encodes the following:
- a CDS encoding DUF2510 domain-containing protein, whose translation MTQVTPPGWYPDPGQTHDGPPTERWWDGKAWTDRTRPADTAASWGPPPQPAADGGPPPAHSGQPAGPAPAAPAGYGAFPGHPGHPGYPAQPPAGSRRGLRTGAAVAVTAAVLASIGVGVYALAGHPGASDRAGSQRGPVGGQDGGRGGPFGGPGASGGPGGSGGSGGPGGSGGSGGPGGSGGSGGSGGVSPSPGQSGAPKVQGGGTVSDPVTGISLPVPKGWTGETTRAGVVVNSDDSYKCPGDTTKTCTAGGASTAPAMGPGIGADAAEKAAKADIAANAEASYGGTTYGSITSHKVLASEAVTVAGQKGYLVRWKAVTSKGADGCVESVAFPSPNDPRQLILVRFGVDVGQRVSVIDEIVRGIKVSSGTGNGQDV comes from the coding sequence ATGACGCAGGTGACTCCTCCCGGGTGGTATCCCGATCCCGGGCAGACGCATGACGGTCCGCCCACCGAGCGCTGGTGGGACGGCAAGGCCTGGACGGACCGGACCCGCCCCGCCGACACGGCCGCCTCGTGGGGTCCCCCGCCGCAGCCGGCGGCGGACGGCGGCCCGCCGCCGGCCCACTCCGGACAGCCGGCCGGTCCGGCGCCCGCGGCCCCGGCGGGGTACGGCGCCTTCCCGGGGCATCCAGGGCATCCGGGGTATCCCGCGCAGCCGCCGGCCGGATCCCGGCGCGGTCTGCGCACGGGCGCGGCCGTCGCGGTCACGGCCGCGGTGCTGGCGAGCATCGGGGTCGGCGTGTACGCCCTCGCCGGGCACCCCGGCGCCAGCGACCGCGCGGGCTCGCAGCGGGGCCCGGTCGGCGGGCAGGACGGCGGCCGGGGCGGGCCGTTCGGCGGGCCCGGCGCCTCGGGCGGTCCGGGCGGTTCCGGTGGCTCGGGCGGTCCGGGCGGTTCCGGTGGCTCGGGCGGTCCGGGCGGGTCCGGTGGCTCGGGCGGTTCCGGCGGGGTCTCGCCGTCGCCGGGGCAGTCCGGGGCGCCGAAGGTCCAGGGTGGCGGTACGGTGTCCGACCCGGTCACCGGCATCAGCCTGCCGGTGCCGAAGGGCTGGACGGGGGAGACGACCCGCGCCGGCGTGGTGGTGAACTCCGACGACTCCTACAAGTGCCCGGGCGACACCACCAAGACGTGCACCGCGGGCGGCGCCTCCACGGCCCCGGCGATGGGGCCGGGCATCGGGGCCGACGCGGCCGAGAAGGCCGCCAAGGCGGACATCGCCGCCAACGCCGAGGCTTCGTACGGCGGCACCACCTACGGCAGCATCACCTCGCACAAGGTGCTGGCCTCCGAGGCGGTGACGGTCGCCGGGCAGAAGGGCTACCTGGTCCGCTGGAAGGCGGTCACCAGCAAGGGCGCCGACGGCTGTGTCGAGTCGGTCGCCTTCCCCTCGCCCAACGACCCCCGGCAGCTCATCCTGGTGCGTTTCGGCGTGGACGTCGGCCAGCGGGTGTCCGTGATCGACGAGATCGTCAGGGGGATCAAGGTCTCGTCCGGCACCGGGAACGGCCAGGACGTCTGA
- a CDS encoding ATP-binding protein yields MTEGRPSAAGSAPLWERDTEIATVVQALDALCADRSSAGSLLVFRGEAGLGKTALLAETRRIAERRGCTVWSARGAETLKSVPFNVVRQLLQPALLSLLPEEAREYLGDWYDIAGPALGIADPQEGNADPQYVCDGLVAAVRRLARREWPLVLLLDDAHWADQETLRWLAAFAERLDDLPVLVVVARRPDTTGGDSARHLDAVAAAGRTVGNLRTLTPDATAGLTRATLGRHADDAFCREVWAVTDGNPYDTVELLAKVRGSELQPVEAQAGELRALNRGARGGGLVDRLKALGLEATRFAWAAAILGTGITVDMVARLATMNDDIARHSAALLCNARILTPPDPAAGTEREDGELEFVHPLIASAVYHSIPPGVCTAMHGVAAQIITELGRGAAEAARHLLKVHPDDDEELVQQLRDAAREHLAVGAPDAARRCLERALREPPLPEVHAHVLYELGCATLLTSPAVTIGHLRSALGMRGLDATERVDAVVRLSQALLHNDQLEEAVRTVEAEAARHDAGPVRMRLQAFQFMWEGIHGETASPARSRRLAELAGTCTGRDNAERALLILRGFDAMTHGESADEVVALCDRALVNGRLAPGLGWTDPAWGMELLMMLGSAYAYADRLDRAESLFTEARRVYTTAGWRGGHLSLANAFLGLLYRRQGRLRDAESALREALVLAERVGRRLPLYWSAVCGLVDTLLARGRVAEAWSVAEQYGFAPPYPSTIVLPDIRSVRGRLLLAVGRTEDGVDELEAAEKTAASRGGHNPVLAPWAIDLAKALAGQDPARAARLAADARRQAERFGTDTAIGEALRCAAALTTGREAVRLAARAVTCLEASPCQYEHAAARIEYGIAARSATELDRGLDLARACGAEGLMTQAREALEAAPGLR; encoded by the coding sequence ATGACGGAGGGACGGCCGTCGGCGGCCGGCTCGGCGCCCCTGTGGGAGCGGGATACCGAGATCGCCACCGTCGTACAGGCGCTCGACGCGCTCTGTGCCGACCGGTCGTCCGCGGGCAGCCTGCTGGTGTTCCGGGGCGAGGCGGGGCTCGGCAAGACCGCGCTGCTGGCCGAGACCCGTCGCATCGCCGAACGCCGCGGCTGCACGGTCTGGTCCGCGCGCGGCGCCGAGACCCTGAAGTCCGTGCCGTTCAACGTGGTACGGCAGCTCCTCCAGCCCGCACTGCTGTCCCTGCTGCCCGAGGAGGCCCGTGAGTACCTCGGCGACTGGTACGACATCGCCGGCCCCGCCCTCGGCATAGCCGACCCGCAGGAGGGCAACGCCGACCCGCAGTACGTCTGCGACGGACTCGTCGCGGCGGTACGCCGGCTGGCCCGCCGCGAATGGCCGCTCGTACTGCTCCTCGACGACGCCCACTGGGCCGACCAGGAGACCCTGCGCTGGCTCGCCGCGTTCGCCGAACGCCTGGACGACCTGCCCGTCCTCGTCGTGGTCGCCCGCCGCCCGGACACCACCGGCGGGGACAGCGCCCGCCATCTCGACGCGGTGGCCGCCGCGGGCCGCACCGTCGGCAACCTCAGGACCCTCACCCCGGACGCCACCGCCGGCCTCACCCGTGCCACCCTCGGCCGGCACGCCGACGACGCGTTCTGCCGCGAGGTCTGGGCCGTCACCGACGGCAACCCCTACGACACCGTCGAACTCCTCGCCAAGGTGCGGGGCAGCGAACTCCAGCCGGTGGAGGCACAGGCCGGGGAACTGCGTGCCCTCAACCGCGGCGCCCGCGGCGGCGGACTCGTCGACCGGCTCAAAGCCCTCGGCCTGGAGGCCACCCGGTTCGCCTGGGCCGCCGCCATCCTCGGCACCGGCATCACCGTCGACATGGTCGCCCGCCTCGCCACCATGAACGACGACATCGCCCGGCACAGCGCCGCACTGCTCTGCAACGCCCGCATCCTCACCCCGCCCGACCCGGCCGCCGGCACCGAACGCGAGGACGGAGAACTGGAGTTCGTCCACCCGCTCATCGCCTCCGCCGTCTACCACTCCATCCCGCCCGGCGTGTGCACCGCCATGCACGGCGTCGCCGCCCAGATCATCACCGAACTGGGCCGCGGCGCCGCCGAGGCCGCCCGGCACCTGCTGAAGGTGCACCCGGACGACGACGAGGAACTCGTCCAGCAACTGCGCGACGCCGCCCGCGAACACCTCGCCGTCGGCGCGCCCGACGCGGCCCGCCGCTGCCTCGAACGCGCCCTGCGCGAGCCGCCCCTGCCCGAGGTGCACGCGCACGTCCTGTACGAACTGGGCTGCGCCACCCTGCTGACCAGCCCCGCCGTCACCATCGGCCATCTCCGCAGCGCGCTCGGCATGCGCGGCCTCGACGCGACCGAGCGGGTCGACGCCGTCGTCCGCCTCTCCCAGGCGCTGCTCCACAACGACCAGTTGGAGGAGGCCGTCCGCACGGTCGAGGCCGAGGCCGCCCGGCACGACGCGGGGCCCGTCCGGATGCGCCTCCAGGCCTTCCAGTTCATGTGGGAGGGCATCCACGGCGAGACCGCCTCCCCGGCCCGCTCCCGGCGCCTGGCCGAGCTGGCCGGCACCTGCACCGGCCGCGACAACGCCGAACGCGCCCTGCTGATCCTGCGCGGCTTCGACGCGATGACCCACGGCGAGAGCGCCGACGAGGTCGTGGCCCTGTGCGACCGCGCACTCGTCAACGGCCGCCTCGCGCCCGGCCTCGGCTGGACCGACCCGGCGTGGGGCATGGAGCTGCTGATGATGCTCGGCAGCGCGTATGCCTACGCCGACCGGCTGGACCGCGCCGAGAGCCTGTTCACCGAGGCCCGGCGCGTCTACACCACGGCCGGCTGGCGCGGCGGCCACCTCTCCCTGGCCAACGCCTTCCTCGGGCTCCTCTACCGCAGGCAGGGCAGGCTGCGCGACGCCGAGTCCGCCCTGCGCGAGGCCCTGGTCCTGGCCGAACGCGTCGGCCGTCGCCTGCCGTTGTACTGGTCGGCAGTCTGCGGACTGGTCGACACCCTGCTGGCCCGGGGCCGCGTCGCGGAGGCCTGGTCGGTAGCCGAACAGTACGGCTTCGCGCCGCCGTACCCGTCCACGATCGTGCTCCCCGACATCCGCTCCGTGCGCGGCCGGCTGCTGCTCGCCGTCGGCCGCACCGAGGACGGCGTCGACGAACTGGAGGCCGCCGAGAAGACCGCCGCCTCACGCGGCGGCCACAACCCCGTCCTCGCGCCCTGGGCCATCGACCTCGCCAAGGCCCTCGCCGGCCAGGACCCGGCCCGGGCCGCCCGGCTCGCGGCCGACGCCCGCCGGCAGGCCGAGCGGTTCGGCACCGACACCGCGATAGGCGAGGCCCTGCGCTGTGCCGCCGCCCTGACGACGGGCCGGGAGGCGGTACGGCTCGCCGCGCGGGCCGTCACCTGCCTGGAGGCCTCGCCCTGCCAGTACGAGCACGCGGCGGCCCGGATCGAGTACGGCATCGCGGCCCGCTCCGCCACGGAGCTCGACCGGGGCCTGGACCTCGCCCGAGCCTGTGGCGCGGAGGGCCTGATGACCCAGGCCCGCGAGGCCCTGGAAGCGGCCCCCGGACTCCGCTGA
- a CDS encoding DMT family protein — translation MSAAAVTALALSLVSAVAYALAAVAQERLAARSAGTGLLRLLGTGAWWSAVGLNAVAALLHVVALKYGPLTVVQPLGALTLVAAVPLGARAAGRRVSAVEWRGTALTLLGLGALLVAASGPAPARVLSLTEALAVAGTTAAAIGLLSRPGARPGLRHATASGFASGVASVLTQTVTVAATDRSGPALGTEVTVVAVLVAAFAVGGLLLSQTAYRGGLGAPLAVVTLANPVAAAVIGLTLLGQGLKGGAGGVLLALAGAALAASGVVLLTRAAPAPARTEEPGPRAGHDGREEGHDGHDEHPVAAVLALEAATATAEPVLLPRQTEQPGHLTAL, via the coding sequence GTGAGCGCCGCCGCGGTGACCGCCCTGGCCCTGTCCCTGGTGTCGGCCGTCGCCTACGCGCTGGCCGCCGTCGCCCAGGAACGCCTCGCCGCGCGCAGCGCCGGCACCGGCCTGCTGCGACTGCTGGGCACCGGCGCCTGGTGGTCGGCGGTCGGCCTGAACGCCGTCGCCGCGCTGCTGCACGTCGTCGCCCTGAAGTACGGCCCGCTCACCGTCGTCCAGCCGCTGGGCGCACTCACCCTGGTCGCGGCGGTGCCCCTGGGCGCGCGGGCGGCCGGCCGGCGGGTCAGCGCGGTGGAGTGGCGTGGTACGGCACTGACCCTGCTCGGCCTCGGGGCCCTGCTCGTCGCCGCCTCCGGACCCGCACCCGCCCGGGTGCTGTCGCTGACCGAGGCCCTGGCGGTCGCCGGTACGACGGCCGCGGCCATCGGACTGCTGTCCCGGCCCGGCGCCCGGCCGGGCCTGCGGCACGCGACCGCGTCCGGCTTCGCCTCCGGTGTCGCCTCCGTGCTCACCCAGACGGTGACCGTCGCGGCCACGGACCGGTCCGGACCGGCGCTCGGCACCGAGGTGACCGTCGTGGCCGTGCTCGTCGCCGCGTTCGCCGTCGGCGGGCTGCTGCTGTCGCAGACGGCCTACCGCGGTGGCCTCGGCGCCCCGCTGGCCGTCGTCACCCTCGCCAACCCGGTGGCCGCCGCGGTGATCGGCCTCACCCTGCTGGGGCAGGGCCTCAAGGGCGGCGCCGGCGGCGTGCTGCTGGCCCTCGCCGGAGCGGCGCTGGCCGCGTCGGGCGTGGTGCTGCTGACGCGGGCGGCCCCCGCGCCCGCCCGCACGGAGGAACCCGGACCGCGCGCCGGACACGACGGACGCGAAGAAGGCCACGACGGACACGACGAGCATCCGGTGGCGGCGGTGCTGGCCCTGGAGGCCGCGACGGCGACGGCCGAGCCGGTGCTGCTGCCACGGCAGACGGAGCAGCCGGGGCATCTCACGGCACTGTGA
- a CDS encoding TetR/AcrR family transcriptional regulator yields the protein MTSQAADEPETVVASRRSKITPEREREFFDAVLEQIRECGYDSVTMEGVAASTRCSKSTLYRQWKTKPQFVAAALRANRRVRFAGIDTGSLAEDLRQAARAAGDWSGKDTRLLQALGHAVTADKELAQALREALVLPEIAALEEMLARGVARGEVPAGNPALAYVPAMMFGVLRVRPVLCGQYADSDYLAGFVEAAVLPALGLT from the coding sequence ATGACGTCGCAGGCCGCGGACGAACCGGAGACGGTCGTCGCCTCGCGCCGCTCCAAGATCACGCCCGAGCGTGAGCGGGAGTTCTTCGACGCCGTGCTGGAACAGATCCGCGAGTGCGGCTACGACTCCGTCACCATGGAGGGCGTCGCCGCCAGCACCCGCTGCAGCAAGTCCACGCTCTACCGGCAGTGGAAGACCAAACCGCAGTTCGTCGCGGCGGCGCTGCGCGCCAACCGCCGGGTGCGTTTCGCCGGCATCGACACGGGATCGCTCGCCGAGGACCTGCGCCAGGCCGCGCGGGCCGCGGGCGACTGGTCCGGCAAGGACACCCGGCTGCTCCAGGCCCTGGGGCACGCGGTGACGGCGGACAAGGAACTGGCCCAGGCGCTGCGCGAGGCGCTGGTCCTGCCGGAGATCGCCGCGCTGGAGGAGATGCTGGCCCGGGGCGTGGCCCGGGGTGAGGTCCCCGCGGGGAACCCGGCGCTGGCCTATGTGCCCGCCATGATGTTCGGCGTGCTGCGGGTGCGGCCGGTGCTCTGCGGCCAGTACGCCGACTCCGACTACCTCGCCGGTTTCGTGGAGGCCGCCGTGCTGCCCGCGCTGGGACTGACCTGA
- a CDS encoding phosphatase PAP2 family protein: MNARTEPAGAKAEPDTTARPPLIREFLLVAGLFLVYKLGRRLAIGHTTEAFHNARRVWHLERAAHLPHENAVQSALLHGETLVHLANTYYATVHFPATVVFLVWLYVRRPAHYVWARRVLAVVTTAALVLPFTFPLAPPRMLTGTGLVDTARVYGPSVYGPPSSDHLSNQFAAMPSLHFGWALMVAVGLIAATRSRWRPLWLLHPALTLLVITGTANHYWLDALVATGMLGLALAVIHPPRHTATTARRGTGRLTTPEPVLAGAAR; encoded by the coding sequence ATGAATGCCCGAACCGAGCCTGCGGGGGCGAAAGCGGAGCCGGACACCACGGCACGCCCGCCCCTGATACGTGAGTTCCTGCTGGTCGCCGGGCTCTTCCTGGTCTACAAACTGGGCCGGCGGCTGGCCATCGGCCACACCACCGAGGCCTTCCACAACGCCCGCCGCGTGTGGCACCTGGAGCGGGCCGCGCACCTCCCCCACGAGAACGCCGTGCAGTCCGCGCTGCTGCACGGCGAGACCCTCGTCCACCTGGCGAACACCTACTACGCGACCGTGCACTTCCCGGCCACGGTCGTCTTCCTGGTCTGGCTCTACGTGCGGCGGCCCGCGCACTACGTCTGGGCCCGCCGGGTCCTCGCCGTCGTCACCACGGCCGCCCTGGTGCTGCCGTTCACCTTCCCGCTGGCCCCGCCCCGGATGCTGACCGGCACCGGCCTGGTGGACACCGCGCGGGTCTACGGACCGTCCGTGTACGGCCCGCCGTCCAGCGACCACCTGTCCAACCAGTTCGCGGCCATGCCCTCGCTGCACTTCGGCTGGGCGCTGATGGTGGCGGTCGGACTGATCGCCGCCACCCGCTCCCGGTGGCGCCCGCTCTGGCTGCTGCACCCGGCGCTCACCCTGCTGGTGATCACCGGCACGGCGAACCACTACTGGCTCGACGCCCTCGTCGCCACGGGCATGCTCGGCCTGGCCCTCGCGGTCATCCATCCGCCGCGGCACACGGCCACCACGGCCCGGCGCGGCACCGGCCGGCTCACCACGCCGGAGCCCGTCCTGGCGGGAGCGGCCCGGTGA
- a CDS encoding phosphocholine-specific phospholipase C, producing MPEVNRRRFLQVAGAGTAFTALAGSIQRAAALPAHYRTGSVDDVEHIVVLMQENRSFDHYFGSLRGVRGFGDPRPVTQNGRSVWKQSDGTKDILPFHPDADDLGLAFIQDLPHGWNDGHAAFNGGKYDKWVPAKSATTMAYLTRDDIPFHYALADAFTVCDAYHCSLIGSTDPNRYYLWSGYTGNDGKGGGPVLGNEEAGYGWTTYPERLEQAGVSWKIYQDVGDGLDAAGSWGWINDAYRGNYGDNSLLYFNQYRTARPGDPLYDKARTGTDARKGEGFFDRLKADVRADLLPQVSWIVAPEAFTEHPNWPANYGAWYVSQVLDALTSNPEVWGRTALFITYDENDGFFDHVIPPYPPASAAQGRSTVDPAPDLFKGDGSHVAGPYGLGQRVPMLVVSPWSKGGYVCSETFDHTSVIRFIERRFGVREPNISPWRRAVCGDLTSAFDFSRKDTAPVALPSTAGYQPPDRTRHADYVPKPPAHPALPGQEPGSRPTRPLKYAARTDGSADTAAGKFTLTFASGAQAGAAFLVTSGNRTDGPWTYTTEAGKSLSDTWNSVYSGGTYDLAVHGPNGFLRVFRGRNKVAGPEVTARHAGDDIQLTFTNKGSGTVKLTLTDGYGGSPVAVSVRPGATVRQTVGLAASKRWYDLTVTSDADPVFLRGFAGHVENGLPGVSDPAIVTG from the coding sequence ATGCCCGAAGTCAACCGGCGGCGCTTCCTCCAAGTGGCCGGTGCCGGCACGGCGTTCACGGCGCTGGCCGGCAGCATCCAGCGGGCGGCGGCCCTGCCCGCCCACTACCGCACCGGATCGGTGGACGACGTGGAGCACATCGTCGTCCTGATGCAGGAGAACCGTTCCTTCGACCACTACTTCGGCTCGCTGCGCGGAGTCCGGGGCTTCGGCGACCCCCGTCCGGTCACCCAGAACGGCAGGTCCGTCTGGAAGCAGTCCGACGGCACCAAGGACATCCTGCCCTTCCACCCCGACGCCGACGACCTGGGCCTGGCCTTCATCCAGGACCTCCCGCACGGCTGGAACGACGGGCACGCCGCGTTCAACGGCGGCAAGTACGACAAGTGGGTGCCCGCCAAGTCCGCCACGACGATGGCGTACCTGACCCGCGACGACATCCCCTTCCACTACGCCCTCGCGGACGCCTTCACCGTCTGCGACGCCTACCACTGCTCGCTCATCGGCTCCACCGACCCCAACCGCTACTACCTGTGGTCCGGTTACACCGGCAACGACGGCAAGGGCGGCGGCCCGGTCCTCGGCAACGAGGAGGCGGGCTACGGCTGGACGACGTACCCCGAGCGTCTGGAGCAGGCCGGGGTCTCCTGGAAGATCTACCAGGACGTGGGTGACGGCCTGGACGCGGCCGGCTCCTGGGGATGGATCAACGACGCCTACCGCGGCAACTACGGCGACAACTCGCTCCTCTACTTCAACCAGTACCGCACCGCCCGGCCCGGCGACCCGCTGTACGACAAGGCCCGCACCGGCACCGACGCCCGCAAGGGCGAGGGCTTCTTCGACCGGCTGAAGGCGGACGTCCGGGCGGACCTGCTGCCCCAGGTCTCCTGGATCGTCGCCCCCGAGGCCTTCACCGAACACCCCAACTGGCCCGCCAACTACGGCGCCTGGTACGTCTCCCAGGTCCTGGACGCGCTCACCTCCAACCCCGAGGTGTGGGGCAGGACCGCGCTCTTCATCACCTACGACGAGAACGACGGCTTCTTCGACCACGTGATCCCGCCCTACCCGCCGGCCTCCGCCGCCCAGGGCCGGTCGACGGTGGATCCGGCGCCCGACCTGTTCAAGGGCGACGGCAGCCATGTCGCCGGTCCCTACGGACTGGGTCAGCGGGTCCCGATGCTCGTCGTCTCCCCCTGGAGCAAGGGCGGTTACGTCTGCTCCGAGACCTTCGACCACACCTCGGTCATCCGGTTCATCGAGCGCCGCTTCGGTGTGCGCGAACCGAACATCTCGCCCTGGCGACGCGCCGTCTGCGGCGACCTGACCAGCGCCTTCGACTTCTCCCGCAAGGACACCGCGCCGGTCGCGCTGCCCTCCACGGCCGGCTACCAGCCGCCGGACCGCACCCGCCACGCGGACTACGTCCCCAAGCCGCCCGCCCACCCCGCCCTGCCCGGGCAGGAGCCCGGCAGCCGGCCCACCCGCCCGCTGAAGTACGCGGCCAGGACGGACGGTTCCGCGGACACCGCGGCCGGCAAGTTCACGCTCACCTTCGCCTCGGGGGCGCAGGCGGGCGCCGCCTTCCTCGTCACGTCCGGCAACCGCACCGACGGCCCCTGGACGTACACCACGGAGGCCGGCAAGAGCCTCTCGGACACCTGGAACTCCGTCTACTCCGGCGGCACCTACGACCTCGCCGTGCACGGCCCCAACGGGTTCCTGCGCGTCTTCAGGGGCCGCAACAAGGTGGCCGGCCCCGAGGTCACCGCCCGGCACGCGGGCGACGACATCCAGCTCACCTTCACCAACAAGGGCTCCGGCACCGTGAAGCTGACGCTGACCGACGGCTACGGCGGCAGCCCCGTCGCGGTGAGCGTGCGGCCCGGCGCGACCGTGCGGCAGACCGTCGGCCTGGCGGCGAGCAAGCGCTGGTACGACCTGACCGTCACCTCCGACGCCGACCCGGTCTTCCTGCGCGGCTTCGCCGGCCACGTCGAGAACGGCCTGCCCGGCGTCAGCGACCCGGCCATCGTCACGGGGTGA
- a CDS encoding phospholipid scramblase-related protein, with translation MTTQSNTPAGWYPDPHGAVQTLRYWDGAQWTEHTNPAQQPAGQAAPQQAPAQQAAFPQQQTADGKVQRQVQRQAGVTAGGPGGGTLFTEPVLVVNQKAKLIELTNEYTVMDQNGRQLGSVTQVGQGVLKKILRFVSSLDQFMTHRLEIRDAYGQPQLLLTRPAKIFKSRVIVTRPDGSPVGEIVQKNMFGKINFAMNANGQQVGAIKAENWRAWNFAIVDHADNEVARITKTWEGLAKTLFTTADNYVLQIHYQLPEPLLSLVVATALTVDTALKQDARGWG, from the coding sequence GTGACCACGCAATCAAACACCCCGGCAGGCTGGTACCCGGATCCGCACGGGGCGGTCCAGACGCTCCGTTACTGGGACGGCGCGCAGTGGACCGAGCACACCAACCCGGCTCAGCAGCCCGCCGGACAGGCCGCGCCGCAGCAGGCCCCCGCCCAGCAGGCGGCGTTCCCGCAGCAGCAGACCGCCGACGGCAAGGTGCAGCGGCAGGTGCAGCGGCAGGCCGGTGTCACGGCCGGTGGTCCCGGCGGCGGCACGCTGTTCACCGAGCCCGTCCTGGTCGTGAACCAGAAGGCCAAGCTGATCGAGCTGACCAACGAGTACACGGTCATGGATCAGAACGGCCGTCAGCTCGGATCGGTCACCCAGGTCGGACAGGGCGTACTGAAGAAGATCCTGCGCTTCGTCTCCAGCCTCGACCAGTTCATGACCCACCGGCTGGAGATCCGCGACGCCTACGGCCAGCCGCAGCTATTGCTGACCCGCCCCGCCAAGATCTTCAAGTCACGGGTGATCGTGACCCGCCCGGACGGCTCGCCGGTCGGTGAGATCGTCCAGAAGAACATGTTCGGGAAGATCAACTTCGCGATGAACGCGAACGGCCAGCAGGTCGGTGCGATCAAGGCGGAGAACTGGCGGGCCTGGAACTTCGCGATCGTCGACCACGCGGACAACGAGGTCGCCCGGATCACCAAGACCTGGGAAGGCCTCGCCAAGACGCTGTTCACGACCGCGGACAACTACGTCCTCCAGATCCACTACCAGCTCCCCGAGCCGCTGCTGAGCCTCGTGGTGGCCACGGCGCTGACGGTGGACACCGCGCTGAAACAGGACGCGCGCGGCTGGGGCTGA